The Desulfobacterales bacterium genome includes a window with the following:
- a CDS encoding lysophospholipid acyltransferase family protein — MIRSVFILIWIVMATGFFSVMAIIASLLDKKGEWPHLVARVWGRSILFGARVRVTVKNPGNIDPSRSYIYMSNHQSNFDIPVLLAYLPVQFRWLAKVELFSIPIFGFAMQRAGYISIDRSDRKAAILSLRRAAEIIRGGVSVMIFPEGTRSRDGNIRPFKSGGFILAIDSGVPIVPVIIHGTFPIMPKDRLRIRPGNVVLEIQKPLETSSYSRSGKAELLEKVRQIITESHEKGKQRVE, encoded by the coding sequence ATGATCCGGTCGGTATTTATCTTAATTTGGATTGTGATGGCTACGGGTTTTTTCAGCGTGATGGCGATTATCGCCTCATTGCTGGACAAAAAAGGAGAGTGGCCCCATTTGGTCGCCAGGGTGTGGGGGCGCTCCATCCTGTTTGGCGCCCGGGTGAGAGTTACGGTGAAAAATCCAGGCAATATCGATCCCAGCCGGTCTTACATATACATGTCCAACCATCAGAGCAATTTTGATATTCCGGTGCTCCTGGCCTACCTGCCGGTGCAGTTCAGGTGGCTGGCCAAAGTGGAGCTTTTTAGCATCCCGATTTTCGGTTTTGCCATGCAGCGGGCCGGATATATCAGCATTGACCGCTCGGACCGCAAGGCCGCTATTTTAAGCCTCAGGCGCGCCGCCGAAATCATCCGGGGCGGGGTATCCGTGATGATTTTTCCGGAAGGAACCCGCAGCCGCGACGGCAACATTCGCCCTTTTAAGAGCGGCGGATTCATTCTGGCCATTGATTCCGGTGTGCCGATTGTTCCGGTCATCATCCACGGCACCTTTCCGATCATGCCCAAAGACCGGCTCCGGATCCGGCCTGGAAACGTTGTGTTGGAGATCCAAAAGCCCCTTGAAACATCTTCATACTCCAGAAGCGGCAAGGCCGAGCTTTTGGAGAAAGTTCGGCAGATCATAACCGAGTCTCACGAAAAGGGAAAACAGCGCGTTGAGTAA